One Glycine soja cultivar W05 chromosome 2, ASM419377v2, whole genome shotgun sequence genomic region harbors:
- the LOC114383922 gene encoding uncharacterized protein LOC114383922 has translation MSTLFIALQCCQCSTMQVKQKKKSSNKWNCAVCNQKQSVCRVFAQGFMAKELRKFVQDFNMSRKSFDDGEYPLAGTLNPPLPATEHGDAELNLKKKRNDWSAYLHQEQQPDHDADDDFEPLVVTELQKGMFKKRRVVEDSTAGSDRLFKKSLFHNSQEELRIDQPRVTSLTESNPKRNNYVTPTNQRTQKCKPTSSRAASKWNNYLTEDNENLELGWKKSFNFEDHSGPRNNTVLETMTSEIVEDDIHPDFM, from the exons ATGTCTACGCTCTTCATCGCCCTCCAATGCTGCCAATGCTCCACCATGCAg GtgaagcagaagaagaagagcaGCAACAAATGGAATTGCGCGGTCTGCAACCAGAAGCAATCGGTTTGCAGAGTCTTCGCCCAGGGATTCATGGCCAAGGAGCTTCGCAAGTTCGTCCAGGACTTCAACATGTCCCGCAAGTCCTTCGACGACGGAGAATATCCCCTTGCCGGAACCCTAAATCCGCCGCTTCCCGCCACGGAACACGGAGACGCCGAGCTCAACCTCAAAAAGAAGCGGAACGATTGGTCCGCGTACCTCCACCAGGAACAACAACCAGATCATGATG CAGATGATGATTTTGAGCCACTGGTTGTGACTGAGTTGCAAAAAGGTATGTTCAAGAAACGCAGAGTGGTGGAGGATTCTACTGCAGGAAGTGACAGGCTTTTCAAAAAGTCCCTTTTCCATAACTCTCAAG AGGAGCTAAGGATAGATCAACCAAGAGTTACATCATTGACTGAAAGCAATCCAAAGAGAAATAATTACGTAACACCAACTAATCAGAGGACTCAAAAATGCAAACCAACTAGCAGCAGGGCAGCCTCCAAATGGAACAATTACTTAACTGAGGACAATGAAAATTTAGAGCTTGGATGGAAGAAAAGCTTTAACTTTGAGGACCATTCAGGTCCAAGGAACAACACCGTCTTAGAGACCATGACTAGTGAAATAGTAGAAGATGATATTCACCCAGATTTTATGTGA
- the LOC114383925 gene encoding tryptophan aminotransferase-related protein 4-like isoform X1 gives MAKRTSAMNLAFILILLCAPISMFICMGEWEPTWSTRAAEEAEAVAAIPCSGHGRAYLDGLILKGHEHVHVCECNSCNGGSDCFKFLSDCIANASSGDPYFLEPFWMRHAASSAILVSGWHRMSYSYSDGSYISEVLVKYIQKVHSIVGNAITKGRYFIFGSGSTQLFNAAVYALSLNSSVSPAKVVATTPYYPLYRTQTQLFNSRDFSYEGDTSLWKNNTDSNSRFIEFVTSPNNPDGKLTKRVLEGPNVKTIYDRAYYWPHFTAIPSPADEDLMLFTISKLTGHAGSRFGWAIIKDEAVYQKMLIYLQLNTIGVSRDVQLRALKLLDVIVEGDGKEIFQFAYSTMRDRWIRLKQVISESKRFSLQKLSPQYCTFFKRVRDPSPAYAWLKCERQEESNCYEILEAAGIIGREGSDYSADNRYLRLSLIKSQDDFEILINKFKSLVAKEMETQPTIIRSA, from the exons ATGGCCAAAAGAACAAGTGCAATGAATTTAgcattcattttaatattattgtgtGCCCCAATTAGCATGTTTATATGTATGGGAGAATGGGAGCCAACTTGGAGCACAAGAGCTGCAGAAGAAGCTGAGGCTGTGGCAGCCATACCATGTTCAGGACATGGAAGAGCCTACTTAGATGGTCTTATTCTTAAAGGGCATGAACATGTACATGTTTGTGAGTGCAATTCATGCAATGGTGGATCTGATTGCTTCAAGTTTTTATCAGATTGTATTGCCAACGCTTCAAG TGGGGACCCATATTTTTTGGAGCCATTTTGGATGCGACATGCAGCAAGTAGCGCAATTTTAGTATCAGGGTGGCACAGAATGAGCTATTCTTATAGTGATGGATCATACATTTCAGAAGTATTGGTTAAGTACATCCAAAAAGTTCATAGCATCGTTGGAAATGCAATCACTAAAGGAAGGTACTTCATATTTGGAAGTGGCTCAACGCAACTATTCAATGCTGCTGTTTATGCCTTGTCTCTCAACTCTTCAGTGTCTCCAGCAAAAGTGGTAGCCACGACCCCATATTACCCA CTCTATAGAACACAAACCCAACTCTTTAATTCTAGGGATTTTAGTTATGAAGGAGACACGTCCTTGTGGAAAAACAACACAGATAGCAACTCTAGATTTATTGAGTTTGTGACTTCACCGAACAATCCAGATGGAAAGTTGACTAAGAGAGTTCTTGAAGGTCCTAATGTAAAAACCATTTATGATCGAGCCTATTATTGGCCACATTTCACTGCTATTCCTTCACCAGCTGATGAAGATCTTATGCTGTTTACAATTTCCAAGCTCACAGGCCATGCTGGGAGTAGATTTGG ATGGGCAATAATAAAGGACGAGGCAGTATATCAAAAGATGTTGATATATCTGCAATTGAACACCATTGGAGTTTCCCGTGACGTTCAGCTGAGAGCATTAAAACTTTTGGACGTGATTGTTGAAGGAGATGGAAAAGAAATATTCCAATTTGCATATTCAACCATGAGAGATCGTTGGATAAGGTTGAAACAAGTCATATCTGAATCAAAGCGGTTTTCTCTACAGAAACTGTCTCCCCAATACTGTACCTTTTTCAAGAGGGTCAGAGATCCTTCACCAG CTTACGCTTGGTTAAAGTGTGAGAGACAAGAAGAGAGTAATTGCTATGAAATCCTTGAAGCTGCTGGCATCATTGGCCGTGAAGGAAGTGACTATAGTGCAGATAATCGTTACCTGCGTCTCAGTCTCATTAAGAGCCAAGATGATTTtgaaatactaataaataagtTCAAAAGCCTTGTTGCTAAGGAAATGGAAACCCAACCTACTATAATAAGGTCGGCCTAA
- the LOC114383925 gene encoding tryptophan aminotransferase-related protein 4-like isoform X2, producing the protein MFICMGEWEPTWSTRAAEEAEAVAAIPCSGHGRAYLDGLILKGHEHVHVCECNSCNGGSDCFKFLSDCIANASSGDPYFLEPFWMRHAASSAILVSGWHRMSYSYSDGSYISEVLVKYIQKVHSIVGNAITKGRYFIFGSGSTQLFNAAVYALSLNSSVSPAKVVATTPYYPLYRTQTQLFNSRDFSYEGDTSLWKNNTDSNSRFIEFVTSPNNPDGKLTKRVLEGPNVKTIYDRAYYWPHFTAIPSPADEDLMLFTISKLTGHAGSRFGWAIIKDEAVYQKMLIYLQLNTIGVSRDVQLRALKLLDVIVEGDGKEIFQFAYSTMRDRWIRLKQVISESKRFSLQKLSPQYCTFFKRVRDPSPAYAWLKCERQEESNCYEILEAAGIIGREGSDYSADNRYLRLSLIKSQDDFEILINKFKSLVAKEMETQPTIIRSA; encoded by the exons ATGTTTATATGTATGGGAGAATGGGAGCCAACTTGGAGCACAAGAGCTGCAGAAGAAGCTGAGGCTGTGGCAGCCATACCATGTTCAGGACATGGAAGAGCCTACTTAGATGGTCTTATTCTTAAAGGGCATGAACATGTACATGTTTGTGAGTGCAATTCATGCAATGGTGGATCTGATTGCTTCAAGTTTTTATCAGATTGTATTGCCAACGCTTCAAG TGGGGACCCATATTTTTTGGAGCCATTTTGGATGCGACATGCAGCAAGTAGCGCAATTTTAGTATCAGGGTGGCACAGAATGAGCTATTCTTATAGTGATGGATCATACATTTCAGAAGTATTGGTTAAGTACATCCAAAAAGTTCATAGCATCGTTGGAAATGCAATCACTAAAGGAAGGTACTTCATATTTGGAAGTGGCTCAACGCAACTATTCAATGCTGCTGTTTATGCCTTGTCTCTCAACTCTTCAGTGTCTCCAGCAAAAGTGGTAGCCACGACCCCATATTACCCA CTCTATAGAACACAAACCCAACTCTTTAATTCTAGGGATTTTAGTTATGAAGGAGACACGTCCTTGTGGAAAAACAACACAGATAGCAACTCTAGATTTATTGAGTTTGTGACTTCACCGAACAATCCAGATGGAAAGTTGACTAAGAGAGTTCTTGAAGGTCCTAATGTAAAAACCATTTATGATCGAGCCTATTATTGGCCACATTTCACTGCTATTCCTTCACCAGCTGATGAAGATCTTATGCTGTTTACAATTTCCAAGCTCACAGGCCATGCTGGGAGTAGATTTGG ATGGGCAATAATAAAGGACGAGGCAGTATATCAAAAGATGTTGATATATCTGCAATTGAACACCATTGGAGTTTCCCGTGACGTTCAGCTGAGAGCATTAAAACTTTTGGACGTGATTGTTGAAGGAGATGGAAAAGAAATATTCCAATTTGCATATTCAACCATGAGAGATCGTTGGATAAGGTTGAAACAAGTCATATCTGAATCAAAGCGGTTTTCTCTACAGAAACTGTCTCCCCAATACTGTACCTTTTTCAAGAGGGTCAGAGATCCTTCACCAG CTTACGCTTGGTTAAAGTGTGAGAGACAAGAAGAGAGTAATTGCTATGAAATCCTTGAAGCTGCTGGCATCATTGGCCGTGAAGGAAGTGACTATAGTGCAGATAATCGTTACCTGCGTCTCAGTCTCATTAAGAGCCAAGATGATTTtgaaatactaataaataagtTCAAAAGCCTTGTTGCTAAGGAAATGGAAACCCAACCTACTATAATAAGGTCGGCCTAA